Proteins from one Gimesia maris genomic window:
- the nadD gene encoding nicotinate-nucleotide adenylyltransferase: MRIGILGGTFDPVHNAHLLMAEQCREQCELDQIWFIPAGNPPHKEGKNVTSGKQRREMLDFAIAGHPAFLIKDLELHREGPSYTVVTLQELQALHPQDEFFLIIGADSVRDLHTWREPEAILELASLIGVNRPNISLPDLTELKQKFGAAIDRKIFWVTMPGIEISSTDLRQRIHENRSVRYMTPRSVEVYIHNNRLYLE, translated from the coding sequence ATGCGTATTGGAATACTAGGCGGAACGTTTGACCCTGTGCACAATGCGCATCTCCTGATGGCAGAACAGTGCCGCGAGCAATGTGAACTGGATCAGATCTGGTTCATCCCCGCCGGAAACCCGCCGCACAAAGAAGGCAAAAATGTCACTTCCGGCAAACAGCGCCGGGAAATGCTCGATTTCGCGATCGCCGGCCACCCCGCGTTTCTGATCAAAGATCTGGAACTGCACCGCGAAGGTCCCAGCTATACAGTCGTCACACTGCAGGAACTGCAGGCTCTGCACCCGCAGGACGAGTTCTTTCTGATTATCGGTGCGGATTCGGTCAGAGACCTGCATACCTGGCGCGAACCGGAAGCCATTCTGGAACTGGCCAGCCTGATCGGCGTCAATCGCCCTAACATTAGTCTACCAGACCTGACCGAGCTGAAGCAGAAATTCGGTGCAGCCATCGACCGGAAAATCTTCTGGGTCACCATGCCGGGTATCGAGATCTCATCCACCGATCTCCGGCAGCGAATTCATGAAAATAGAAGTGTCCGCTATATGACGCCCCGTTCCGTCGAAGTTTATATCCACAATAACAGACTATATTTAGAGTAA
- a CDS encoding coproporphyrinogen-III oxidase family protein: protein MDLEATGTTEIGSYFVSNYPPFSQWKQEYVTRIHEVLHQSPDTSIPMGLYIHIPFCRKRCKFCYFRVYEKQNAKTIERYVQALQQEFEMLSQVEAIKGRTLDFTYFGGGTPSYLSSKQLLSVRDRLSSLLSWETAKEVTFECEPGTLNQEKVETLKEIGITRISLGVESFNDKLLEANGRAHLTPEVYKAYDWIQQVGFPQVNIDLIAGMMGETDENWSESVEKAAEFAPDNITIYQMELPHNTIISKEMKEMGLTSPIADWTTKRRWMNEAIETLQAKGYHLASGNELVKNPETDRFVYRDNLFRGNDIIATGVSSFGHMQGVHYQNLDRLEDYLETVEKGDLPINRALEPSEHQRLIREFILQLKEGRVLTQPFKDKFGVDLTEEFSEALENQQKAGYLTYDEAQVKLTRKGMLQADSLLTEYFEPEHRMVRYT, encoded by the coding sequence ATGGATCTGGAAGCAACAGGCACCACCGAAATCGGCAGTTATTTTGTCTCGAATTATCCCCCTTTTTCCCAGTGGAAACAGGAATATGTAACCCGCATCCACGAAGTTCTGCACCAGAGTCCTGATACATCCATTCCTATGGGACTCTACATCCATATTCCCTTCTGCCGCAAACGCTGCAAATTCTGTTACTTCCGTGTCTACGAAAAACAGAATGCCAAAACCATCGAACGCTACGTGCAGGCGCTGCAGCAGGAATTTGAAATGTTGAGCCAGGTCGAAGCCATCAAAGGCCGTACCCTGGACTTCACTTACTTCGGCGGTGGGACACCCTCGTATCTCAGTTCAAAGCAGCTGCTCTCCGTCCGCGACCGACTGTCCAGTCTACTCTCCTGGGAGACTGCAAAAGAAGTCACTTTTGAATGTGAACCGGGAACACTGAATCAGGAAAAAGTCGAGACCCTCAAAGAGATCGGCATCACACGTATCTCCCTGGGAGTCGAAAGCTTTAACGACAAACTGCTCGAAGCCAACGGCCGTGCCCATCTGACACCCGAAGTCTACAAAGCCTATGACTGGATTCAGCAGGTCGGCTTCCCGCAGGTCAACATAGACCTGATTGCCGGCATGATGGGAGAAACCGATGAGAACTGGTCCGAGTCCGTCGAAAAAGCGGCTGAATTCGCGCCGGATAATATCACCATCTACCAGATGGAACTTCCACACAACACGATCATTTCCAAAGAAATGAAAGAGATGGGCCTCACCTCTCCCATCGCTGACTGGACTACCAAACGACGCTGGATGAATGAAGCCATCGAAACACTGCAGGCAAAAGGCTATCACCTCGCCAGCGGAAACGAACTTGTCAAAAATCCCGAAACAGATCGTTTCGTCTACCGCGACAATCTCTTCCGGGGTAACGATATCATCGCCACCGGAGTTTCTTCATTCGGACATATGCAGGGGGTCCATTACCAGAATCTCGACCGCTTGGAAGACTATCTGGAAACCGTAGAAAAAGGGGATCTCCCCATCAATCGCGCCCTGGAACCTTCCGAACACCAGCGGCTCATTCGCGAATTCATTCTGCAGCTCAAAGAAGGCCGCGTACTGACCCAGCCATTCAAGGATAAATTTGGCGTCGATCTGACCGAAGAATTTTCGGAAGCACTGGAAAATCAGCAGAAAGCGGGCTACCTCACCTATGACGAGGCGCAGGTGAAACTGACACGCAAAGGCATGCTCCAGGCAGACAGTCTGCTGACCGAATATTTCGAACCCGAACACCGTATGGTAAGATACACATAA
- a CDS encoding PQQ-dependent sugar dehydrogenase, giving the protein MSAPENKNRLDVWFLFSAVLACFVIQVTAIHAEDSRFGLEKRVPWTTSRVKGTPDPALPYETERAFPQLKFNQPLAIATAPGEKRFFVAERKGKIFSFHYEDQQRSEADLFLDLKLKEPGLNEIYGITFHPRFAENRYVYICYVLKPELPEGTRVSRFKVLDTDPPRCDPDSEEILIDWLSGGHNGGCLRFGPDGYLYISTGDGGPASPPDIHNAGQDVSNLLSCILRIDVDHAGKEKPYSIPADNPFVNQQNVRPEIWAFGFRNPWKMCFHPENGDLWVGDVGWELWELVYRVEKGGNYGWSIREGMQPVKPGLKPGPTPILPPTVAHSHREARSITGGYFYQSPRLKELNDTYIYGDYSTGKLWGLRYSDKRVNWHEELANSTLKVTAFAVDDTGEVYIVDIEGGGFHRLVPIKESEHNPEFPTLLSQTGLFQDTAKHEVAPGVIPYSINAPAWADYATAERFVALPDETTIDVVKKKIWNFPKDSVLVKTISIETERGNPASAYRLETQLMHFNGARWLGYSYRWNEDQTDATLVPASGDQIKLAIATGEPAEKTISYEWPIPSRAECAVCHTPYQNYLSILSFEEPQLNRSQKYGATVDHQLRSLAHIKVLPESVWTDSKGANANYLVDPYDTGEALNSRARSYLHTNCRHCHRSNGGGGATIELGATLDIDAMKVMGVKPTQGTFGIHDAQVIAPSDPYRSVLLYRMSKLGKGRMPYSGSSCVDTRGTRLVRDWIESLPGISGDSTFEVSRLRNRQGQLLSDAVQIEDQEFVSQKIQEVLGTTSGGLMILRSLDDTPISDQMRRLMIQLGTEHPSAQIRDLFERFLPEEQRVKRLGVKIDSAALVSIPGDSREGKKLFFEMAGLQCRNCHRVHQHGKELGPDLTQIGKKLSRQELLENIIEPSRKIDEKYFTCVVVLRSGKVISGLLLKKDETVVRLKDAKNEVQEIAPTEIESLTMQKKSIMPDQLLRDLTAEQAAHLLAYLESLK; this is encoded by the coding sequence ATGTCAGCCCCTGAGAATAAGAATCGTTTGGATGTCTGGTTCCTTTTTTCTGCGGTGCTCGCCTGTTTTGTGATCCAGGTTACAGCGATACACGCAGAGGATTCCCGTTTTGGTCTGGAAAAGCGAGTCCCCTGGACCACGTCGCGTGTCAAAGGCACTCCCGACCCGGCGTTGCCTTACGAAACGGAGCGAGCCTTTCCCCAACTGAAATTCAATCAGCCCCTGGCGATTGCGACGGCTCCGGGAGAGAAACGGTTCTTCGTAGCGGAGCGCAAGGGGAAAATCTTTTCGTTCCACTATGAAGATCAACAGCGTTCAGAGGCCGATCTGTTTTTGGATCTGAAACTCAAAGAACCGGGATTGAATGAAATTTACGGGATCACATTCCATCCCCGGTTTGCCGAGAATCGCTATGTCTATATCTGTTATGTGCTGAAACCCGAACTGCCGGAAGGGACCCGCGTTTCGAGATTTAAAGTGCTGGATACCGATCCGCCACGTTGTGATCCCGATTCGGAAGAGATTCTGATCGACTGGTTATCGGGGGGACACAATGGGGGCTGTCTGAGATTTGGTCCGGATGGTTATCTATATATTTCGACGGGTGATGGCGGACCGGCTTCCCCTCCGGATATCCATAATGCGGGCCAGGATGTCAGCAATCTGCTCTCCTGTATCTTGCGCATTGACGTGGATCATGCCGGGAAAGAGAAGCCTTATTCGATCCCAGCCGACAACCCGTTTGTGAATCAGCAGAACGTGCGACCTGAGATCTGGGCGTTCGGATTTCGTAATCCCTGGAAGATGTGCTTTCATCCTGAGAACGGTGATTTGTGGGTGGGGGATGTGGGCTGGGAGTTGTGGGAACTCGTTTATCGTGTGGAAAAAGGAGGCAATTACGGCTGGAGTATTCGGGAAGGAATGCAACCGGTTAAACCGGGTTTGAAGCCGGGACCTACGCCGATCCTGCCGCCAACCGTGGCACATTCGCATCGGGAAGCACGTTCGATCACGGGCGGCTATTTCTATCAGAGTCCGCGTCTGAAAGAGTTAAACGATACCTATATCTACGGCGATTACTCGACGGGAAAACTCTGGGGACTGAGGTATTCCGACAAGCGGGTGAACTGGCATGAAGAGCTGGCTAACTCCACCTTGAAAGTGACGGCGTTTGCCGTCGATGATACGGGGGAAGTTTATATTGTCGATATTGAAGGGGGCGGTTTTCATCGCCTGGTGCCGATTAAGGAATCGGAACACAATCCCGAGTTCCCGACTTTGCTGAGCCAGACCGGTCTGTTCCAGGATACTGCAAAACATGAGGTGGCTCCCGGCGTCATTCCCTACAGCATCAATGCGCCGGCCTGGGCTGACTATGCCACCGCAGAACGATTTGTGGCGCTCCCTGATGAGACGACTATTGATGTCGTCAAGAAAAAAATCTGGAACTTCCCCAAAGACAGTGTGCTGGTGAAAACGATTTCCATTGAAACCGAACGGGGAAATCCCGCAAGCGCGTATCGTCTGGAAACTCAGTTAATGCATTTTAACGGGGCCCGCTGGCTGGGTTATTCTTATCGCTGGAATGAAGACCAGACCGATGCGACACTGGTTCCAGCGTCAGGAGACCAGATCAAACTGGCGATCGCTACTGGTGAGCCTGCAGAGAAAACGATTTCTTATGAGTGGCCGATTCCCAGTCGGGCTGAGTGTGCGGTCTGTCATACGCCTTACCAGAACTATCTGTCGATCCTGTCATTTGAAGAACCCCAGTTAAATCGAAGTCAGAAGTACGGTGCGACGGTCGATCATCAACTGAGATCACTGGCACATATTAAAGTACTGCCGGAATCGGTGTGGACCGATTCGAAAGGGGCCAATGCCAATTACCTGGTCGATCCTTATGATACGGGCGAAGCCTTGAATTCCCGGGCACGTTCGTATCTGCATACCAACTGTCGACACTGTCATCGGAGTAATGGGGGAGGCGGGGCGACAATTGAACTGGGTGCGACATTGGACATTGATGCCATGAAAGTCATGGGGGTGAAACCGACTCAGGGAACGTTTGGAATTCACGATGCGCAGGTGATTGCTCCCAGCGATCCCTATCGTTCGGTGCTCCTGTATCGCATGAGCAAGCTGGGAAAAGGTCGCATGCCTTATTCCGGTTCCTCCTGTGTCGATACCCGGGGGACACGACTGGTACGTGACTGGATCGAAAGTCTGCCGGGAATATCCGGAGACTCTACCTTTGAAGTCTCTCGCTTGAGAAATCGCCAGGGACAACTGTTGTCAGATGCCGTCCAGATTGAGGATCAGGAATTTGTAAGCCAGAAAATTCAGGAAGTCCTGGGTACTACCAGCGGCGGTCTGATGATACTCAGGTCATTGGATGATACGCCGATTTCCGATCAGATGCGAAGACTGATGATTCAACTGGGGACCGAACATCCCAGCGCACAGATAAGGGATCTGTTCGAACGATTTCTGCCTGAGGAGCAACGGGTGAAACGCCTGGGCGTGAAGATCGATTCTGCTGCACTGGTTTCGATTCCAGGAGATTCGCGTGAGGGAAAAAAACTGTTTTTCGAAATGGCAGGACTGCAATGTCGCAATTGTCATCGCGTGCATCAGCATGGGAAAGAACTGGGGCCCGATCTGACACAGATCGGCAAGAAGCTTTCCCGTCAGGAACTGCTGGAAAATATTATTGAGCCTTCTCGAAAGATTGACGAAAAGTATTTCACCTGTGTTGTCGTGTTGCGTTCCGGCAAGGTGATCAGCGGGCTGTTACTGAAAAAAGATGAGACAGTCGTACGACTGAAAGACGCGAAAAACGAGGTACAGGAAATCGCTCCGACTGAGATCGAGAGTCTCACCATGCAGAAAAAGTCGATCATGCCCGACCAGTTATTACGGGATCTGACTGCCGAACAGGCCGCGCATCTGCTGGCATATCTGGAATCATTAAAATAA
- the priA gene encoding replication restart helicase PriA translates to MSKPKQQSLFEEEELPENPMPWERESAQDLYLAEIVLNRPVDRVFHYKVPEELRPLLRAGHRVQVPFGRGNQLAPGYCVGVGPGDENLPSVRLKSVEAILDSRPLFNAKMLKLTRWIADRYLCSWGQVLDCVVPAGVKNQAGTRMVTVFEVVPVPGEAEQNEIIEKLPAKQRAVYDALKSAARPLTLDELTQAAECGSGPVNSLKKKAVISSHQKRMQYFENDDDVVHAHIQKQDDLKLNRDQRLALDQILTAIRGQQSETFVLHGVTGSGKTEVYIQAIREVVSYGQQAIVLVPEISLTPQAIQRFRSRFDSVAVLHSHLTDSDRHYHWQNIAAGKVQVIVGARSAVFAPAPHLGLIIIDEEHETSFKQETAPRYHAREVARKRSELERVPLILGSATPTLNSWLRVIEKKDTLISMPRRVNDLPMPNVNIIDVRNDVQIRRNESIGRVLFTGMQHALGAGGQVILFLNLRGYSPALWCKGCGNSVKCPHCEISLTWHRDKNLAVCHSCDFSAKPPTNCPGCGAPGLRFVGAGTQRLEEEVKAKFPGYSCQRMDSDTMRGVGSHARVLNAFAGGEVDILLGTQMIAKGLDFPNVTLVGVVDADTMLHQPDLFASERTFQLIAQVAGRTGRGMQGGRVFVQSASPTEPAIVKAADHDFLGFARLELGHRKEMLAPPFSHYARVILRGPQEEHVEHFARQLATILSDAASEKQLQVQILGPAPAPIIRLKKYFRYHFQLAALEVDQILQLWHEVEGKLPREKGIEYIIDVDPVNMR, encoded by the coding sequence ATGAGTAAACCGAAGCAACAGAGCCTGTTTGAAGAAGAGGAACTTCCCGAAAACCCGATGCCCTGGGAGCGGGAGTCGGCCCAGGATCTGTATCTGGCGGAAATCGTCCTGAATCGCCCGGTGGATCGCGTCTTTCATTACAAAGTACCGGAAGAGCTGAGACCGCTGTTGCGGGCGGGACATCGCGTACAGGTTCCCTTTGGCAGAGGAAACCAGCTGGCGCCCGGGTATTGTGTGGGGGTGGGACCTGGCGATGAGAATCTGCCCAGTGTGCGTTTGAAGTCGGTCGAAGCCATTCTGGACAGTCGCCCGCTGTTCAATGCCAAAATGCTGAAACTCACGCGCTGGATTGCTGACCGGTATCTGTGCAGTTGGGGACAGGTCCTGGATTGCGTGGTTCCCGCGGGAGTCAAAAATCAGGCCGGGACCCGGATGGTGACAGTGTTTGAAGTGGTGCCTGTGCCTGGGGAAGCAGAACAGAACGAAATCATCGAGAAACTGCCAGCGAAACAGCGTGCCGTTTATGATGCACTCAAGTCTGCTGCCCGTCCGCTGACGTTGGATGAACTGACGCAGGCGGCAGAATGCGGGTCCGGCCCGGTGAATTCGCTGAAAAAGAAAGCGGTAATCAGCAGTCATCAAAAACGGATGCAATATTTTGAAAATGACGATGACGTCGTGCATGCACATATTCAGAAACAGGATGACCTGAAGCTGAATCGGGATCAGCGACTGGCTTTGGATCAGATTCTGACTGCCATTCGTGGTCAGCAGAGTGAGACATTTGTGTTGCACGGCGTGACCGGGAGTGGCAAAACCGAAGTTTATATTCAGGCGATTCGCGAAGTGGTGAGTTATGGACAGCAGGCGATTGTGCTCGTTCCGGAAATCAGCCTGACGCCCCAGGCGATTCAGCGGTTTCGTTCCCGCTTTGATTCGGTCGCGGTATTGCACAGCCATTTAACGGACAGTGACCGACACTATCACTGGCAGAATATCGCCGCCGGCAAGGTGCAGGTGATTGTCGGTGCCCGCAGTGCTGTCTTTGCGCCGGCACCGCATCTGGGTTTGATTATTATTGATGAAGAACACGAAACATCCTTCAAGCAGGAGACCGCGCCCCGCTATCATGCACGCGAGGTGGCCCGCAAGCGATCTGAACTGGAACGGGTTCCCCTGATTCTGGGCTCCGCGACTCCGACGTTGAATTCCTGGTTACGGGTGATCGAGAAAAAAGACACTTTGATTTCCATGCCGCGACGCGTGAATGATCTCCCGATGCCAAATGTGAATATTATCGATGTGCGGAACGATGTGCAGATCAGGCGGAATGAATCGATCGGCCGGGTGTTATTTACCGGTATGCAACATGCGCTGGGAGCGGGGGGGCAGGTGATCCTGTTTCTGAATCTGCGAGGTTACTCTCCCGCGCTATGGTGTAAGGGATGCGGGAACTCGGTGAAGTGCCCGCACTGTGAAATTTCGTTGACGTGGCATCGCGATAAGAATCTGGCAGTTTGTCACAGTTGTGATTTTTCTGCCAAGCCACCGACGAACTGCCCGGGCTGCGGCGCGCCGGGACTTCGTTTTGTGGGGGCAGGAACGCAGCGACTGGAAGAAGAGGTCAAAGCCAAGTTTCCCGGTTATTCCTGTCAGCGAATGGACAGTGATACGATGCGCGGGGTGGGCAGTCATGCGCGTGTGTTGAATGCCTTTGCCGGCGGTGAAGTGGATATTCTGCTGGGAACCCAGATGATCGCCAAGGGCCTCGACTTTCCGAATGTGACGCTGGTGGGAGTCGTGGATGCGGATACGATGCTGCATCAGCCCGATCTGTTCGCTTCCGAACGCACGTTTCAACTGATTGCGCAGGTGGCAGGTCGCACGGGGCGGGGGATGCAGGGGGGGCGTGTGTTTGTGCAGTCTGCTTCTCCCACCGAACCTGCGATTGTGAAAGCAGCGGACCATGATTTTCTCGGGTTTGCCCGGCTGGAGCTGGGACATCGCAAAGAGATGCTGGCACCACCCTTTTCCCATTATGCACGCGTGATTTTACGCGGTCCCCAGGAAGAACACGTGGAGCACTTTGCCCGTCAACTGGCAACAATTTTAAGTGATGCAGCAAGCGAAAAACAGTTGCAGGTGCAGATTCTGGGACCAGCGCCGGCTCCCATCATCCGGCTGAAAAAGTATTTCCGTTATCATTTTCAACTGGCGGCCCTTGAGGTCGACCAGATTCTGCAGCTCTGGCATGAGGTGGAAGGAAAACTGCCTCGCGAAAAAGGAATTGAGTACATCATTGATGTCGATCCGGTTAACATGCGATAA
- a CDS encoding outer membrane protein assembly factor BamB family protein encodes MRVLTASRFTHCWYVSILLLLVCSIHSVTAAEKSDVSDKPGSPATDDSREAGNWTSFRNGKLQQGIAESTLPAELELLWQHTSSDGIASTAAIVGNRVYMAGLNGYVECLDLKTGKPIWKYRSIENPDPKEFAPGFKASPLVTAKGVYLGDEDGIFHAIDLKTGKKLWQFKTDAEIISSANVTADGKLLFGSYDNSLYCLKENDGSLVWRFETDGYVNCSPAIVENFTFVTGCDEQLRVIDIATGKQHSIMPLATYLIASPALMGDNLYVGTYASEIISVNWKELRVDWRFKDPKKEFPYHSSAAITDEYVVAGGRDKQVHCVDRKTGKSVWDFATRGRVDSSPVILGNRVFIGSSDDNLYELDLKTGKNIWKKNLGDDITASPAIGSGHLIIGTESRNGALYCFGKK; translated from the coding sequence ATGCGCGTTTTAACTGCTTCCCGATTCACACACTGCTGGTACGTTTCGATCCTGCTCCTCCTGGTCTGCTCAATCCATAGCGTCACCGCTGCTGAAAAATCAGATGTTTCAGACAAGCCGGGCTCGCCAGCAACGGATGACTCCAGAGAAGCAGGAAACTGGACTTCTTTCCGGAATGGCAAACTTCAGCAGGGAATCGCAGAATCCACACTGCCCGCCGAACTGGAACTGCTCTGGCAACATACCTCTTCCGATGGCATCGCCTCTACCGCTGCGATCGTCGGCAATCGCGTCTATATGGCGGGCCTCAACGGTTATGTGGAATGCCTTGACCTCAAGACAGGCAAACCGATCTGGAAATACCGCTCGATTGAAAATCCCGATCCCAAAGAATTCGCCCCCGGTTTCAAAGCCTCGCCGCTGGTCACAGCGAAAGGCGTCTACCTGGGAGACGAAGACGGGATCTTTCACGCCATTGATCTCAAGACGGGGAAAAAACTCTGGCAGTTCAAAACGGATGCTGAAATCATCAGCAGCGCCAATGTCACGGCAGACGGAAAACTCCTGTTCGGCAGCTACGACAATTCGCTGTACTGTCTCAAGGAAAATGATGGTTCTCTCGTCTGGCGTTTTGAAACCGACGGCTATGTCAACTGCTCCCCCGCCATCGTGGAAAATTTCACGTTTGTGACCGGCTGCGATGAACAACTCCGCGTCATCGATATCGCCACAGGCAAACAGCACAGCATTATGCCCCTGGCAACCTACCTGATCGCCTCGCCGGCTTTGATGGGAGACAACCTCTACGTGGGTACTTATGCCAGTGAAATTATCTCGGTCAACTGGAAAGAACTGAGAGTCGACTGGCGTTTTAAAGATCCCAAAAAAGAATTTCCCTATCATTCTTCTGCAGCAATTACAGATGAGTACGTCGTCGCAGGCGGCCGGGACAAGCAGGTTCACTGTGTCGACCGCAAGACCGGAAAATCGGTCTGGGATTTTGCCACTCGCGGACGTGTTGACAGCTCTCCCGTCATTCTGGGAAATCGCGTCTTTATCGGATCTTCGGACGACAACCTGTATGAACTGGACCTGAAGACAGGCAAGAACATCTGGAAAAAAAATCTGGGTGATGACATCACTGCTTCACCTGCGATTGGCTCAGGACATTTGATCATCGGCACAGAATCCCGAAATGGTGCCTTGTATTGTTTCGGAAAGAAGTGA
- a CDS encoding iron-containing alcohol dehydrogenase, which translates to MVVMDSKSTTKLNTELEEGASLSAFDYEPRTRIVFGSGSLNRLGALAVAENARRVLLVTDKGLAAAGHEARAVASLEDSGIEITIFDDVHANPTTVDVERGLQVARQHQIDLIVGLGGGSSMDCAKGINFLLTNGGKMEDYWGVGKASKPMLPLIAVPTTAGTGSEAQSFAVIAHPETHMKMACGDKKAACRVAILDPELTLTMPRSVTHVTGIDALSHALETFVTKPRNEISQLFSRRAWTLLANSFPQVLNSPNDLTARGNMQLGAHFAGAAIENSMLGATHALANPLSAHFGLTHGIAIGIMLPHVIRFNAELVGSQYSLLASDIGLCDPQDPAGAGLLAEHFQSLVSLAGAPTTLSECEVDLNLVDQLAEEASRQWTGNFNPRPVDQSSLRDLYECAF; encoded by the coding sequence ATGGTTGTCATGGATTCGAAATCTACAACAAAACTCAATACAGAACTGGAAGAAGGAGCCTCGCTTTCAGCCTTTGATTACGAACCCCGAACACGCATTGTGTTCGGCAGTGGTTCACTGAACCGACTGGGAGCACTCGCTGTTGCAGAAAATGCCAGGCGCGTCCTGCTGGTCACCGACAAAGGACTGGCGGCCGCCGGCCACGAAGCCCGGGCCGTCGCATCGCTTGAGGATAGCGGAATTGAGATCACGATCTTTGATGACGTCCATGCCAACCCCACAACAGTAGACGTCGAACGAGGTCTGCAGGTCGCCCGACAACATCAGATCGACCTGATCGTCGGTCTGGGGGGAGGCAGCAGTATGGACTGCGCCAAAGGCATCAATTTCCTGCTGACCAATGGCGGTAAAATGGAAGATTACTGGGGCGTCGGTAAAGCGAGCAAACCGATGCTTCCCTTAATCGCTGTCCCCACAACCGCAGGAACGGGCAGTGAAGCACAGTCGTTCGCTGTCATCGCCCATCCTGAAACTCACATGAAAATGGCCTGCGGCGATAAAAAAGCAGCCTGCCGCGTCGCGATTCTTGATCCCGAACTCACATTGACCATGCCCCGCTCGGTCACACATGTCACCGGCATCGATGCACTAAGTCACGCACTGGAAACTTTCGTGACGAAACCGCGCAACGAAATCTCCCAGCTTTTCAGCCGTCGCGCCTGGACTCTGCTCGCCAACAGCTTTCCCCAGGTACTCAACTCCCCCAATGACCTGACCGCCCGGGGAAACATGCAACTGGGGGCCCACTTCGCCGGCGCCGCGATTGAAAACTCGATGCTGGGCGCCACGCATGCCCTGGCCAACCCGCTTTCTGCGCATTTCGGCCTCACGCATGGCATTGCCATCGGGATTATGTTGCCCCATGTCATTCGTTTTAATGCAGAACTGGTAGGTTCACAGTATTCGCTGCTGGCATCCGACATTGGTCTCTGCGATCCACAGGACCCCGCTGGCGCAGGCCTGTTGGCCGAACACTTTCAATCACTGGTTTCGCTGGCCGGTGCGCCAACCACTCTTTCAGAGTGTGAAGTCGACCTGAATCTGGTCGACCAGCTGGCGGAAGAAGCATCCCGACAATGGACCGGCAACTTTAACCCTCGGCCCGTCGATCAATCCTCACTTAGGGATTTGTACGAATGCGCGTTTTAA